One stretch of Candidatus Baltobacteraceae bacterium DNA includes these proteins:
- a CDS encoding branched-chain amino acid ABC transporter permease codes for MSTQRMLLGLLGLAVFLVLFPIVLQAGGGGIALASRILVLALFGLGVDLIFGFAGLLSFGQAAFYGVGGFVSGYLLISGTVHSTLLALAIGTAAAAFAGILIGALSMRQVGVYLAMLTLAFAQMFYFLDISALRNYTGGENGLPGVPRASVLGLHFTSNHEAYAFIAIVYFIAFAIMWLIVRSSFGHVLRAILENPERAAAAGHDVYLYKVVAFTIAAAYAGLAGGLLGMFQGYLPPDMFTIDTSGQIVVIEVIGGPGTLVGPLIGSIVWIYLSQVFQDFSAVAGLWRLMLGIVFVLLITGFRSGIAGGIILWIRGMARRRSAVATGGD; via the coding sequence ATGAGCACGCAGCGAATGCTGCTCGGCCTTCTTGGACTGGCCGTGTTCCTCGTGCTCTTCCCAATCGTATTGCAGGCGGGCGGCGGCGGAATCGCTCTTGCATCGCGCATTCTCGTGCTGGCGCTTTTTGGGCTCGGCGTCGACCTGATCTTTGGTTTTGCCGGCTTACTCTCGTTCGGGCAAGCGGCATTCTACGGCGTAGGCGGCTTCGTTTCCGGCTATCTGCTGATTTCGGGGACGGTGCACAGCACGCTTCTGGCGCTTGCGATTGGTACGGCTGCGGCAGCGTTCGCCGGTATTTTGATCGGTGCGCTGAGCATGCGGCAAGTCGGCGTCTATCTCGCGATGCTCACGCTGGCATTCGCGCAGATGTTTTACTTTCTGGACATCTCGGCGCTCCGTAACTACACCGGCGGCGAAAACGGATTGCCGGGCGTCCCGCGCGCATCGGTGCTCGGCCTTCATTTCACGTCGAACCACGAAGCCTACGCGTTCATCGCGATCGTCTACTTCATCGCATTTGCGATCATGTGGCTGATTGTACGCTCGTCATTCGGACACGTGTTGCGCGCGATCTTGGAAAATCCCGAACGTGCGGCAGCGGCCGGCCACGACGTCTACCTTTATAAGGTCGTCGCTTTCACGATTGCGGCTGCGTACGCAGGTCTCGCGGGCGGTTTGCTCGGCATGTTCCAAGGCTATCTCCCGCCCGACATGTTTACGATCGACACGTCAGGACAGATCGTCGTCATCGAGGTGATCGGCGGTCCGGGAACTCTTGTTGGTCCACTAATCGGCTCGATCGTGTGGATTTATCTCTCGCAGGTGTTCCAGGACTTCAGCGCGGTCGCGGGCTTGTGGCGGCTTATGCTCGGCATCGTGTTCGTGCTGCTCATCACCGGCTTCCGCAGCGGCATTGCCGGTGGAATTATTTTGTGGATTCGGGGCATGGCACGCCGGCGCTCCGCCGTCGCAACCGGTGGCGACTGA
- a CDS encoding branched-chain amino acid ABC transporter permease, with translation MHLIEAQALNGLALGAILALVALGLTIVFGLLGFVNFAHGALLMVGAYAGWIVYSQTNHFFLAMLGALVITFIVGIVIERVLIRLYYARPKQDQILVTYGLAIILVEVVRAIFTGQTRLLSTPAWASGIVNIAGIYYPQYRVIVIAIAAITLAIIYLILFRTRIGLIVRAGIDDVVIVNILGINVKRTFMLVFALGAAIAGLAGIVDGPLLAINPDMGTDVLVQCFVVIVIGGVGSFFGAILGGIVAGEIISLTTAFAPDYASVMLYVAMAVVLIVRPQGLLGVEGRA, from the coding sequence ATGCATCTCATCGAAGCGCAAGCCCTCAACGGGCTTGCGCTTGGTGCGATTCTCGCTCTCGTTGCGCTCGGCTTGACGATCGTGTTCGGTTTGCTGGGTTTCGTCAATTTCGCCCACGGCGCGCTCTTGATGGTCGGCGCGTACGCGGGTTGGATCGTCTACTCGCAAACCAATCACTTCTTTCTGGCGATGCTCGGTGCGCTCGTCATTACCTTTATCGTGGGGATCGTAATCGAACGTGTCTTGATACGCCTTTATTACGCACGCCCAAAACAGGATCAAATTCTCGTCACGTACGGTTTGGCGATCATTCTGGTCGAAGTCGTGCGCGCAATCTTCACCGGGCAGACGCGTCTGCTTTCAACGCCTGCTTGGGCGAGCGGTATCGTCAATATTGCCGGAATCTACTATCCGCAGTATCGCGTCATCGTGATTGCGATCGCGGCAATCACGCTGGCAATCATTTACCTCATCTTGTTCCGCACGCGCATCGGACTGATCGTTCGCGCGGGTATCGACGACGTCGTCATCGTCAATATCCTCGGCATCAACGTCAAACGAACGTTCATGCTCGTCTTTGCGCTCGGAGCGGCGATCGCAGGTCTGGCTGGAATCGTTGACGGGCCGTTGCTGGCCATTAATCCCGACATGGGTACCGATGTTTTGGTTCAGTGCTTTGTCGTGATCGTGATCGGCGGTGTCGGGTCGTTCTTCGGCGCGATCCTCGGAGGCATCGTCGCCGGCGAGATCATCAGCCTTACGACAGCATTTGCGCCCGACTACGCGTCGGTGATGCTTTACGTTGCGATGGCGGTCGTGCTCATCGTGCGGCCGCAAGGTTTGCTCGGTGTCGAGGGGCGCGCGTAG